From Pseudomonas putida, one genomic window encodes:
- the pcaC gene encoding 4-carboxymuconolactone decarboxylase, which produces MDEKQRYDAGMQVRRAVLGDAHVDRSLEKLNDFNGEFQEMITRHAWGDIWTRPGLPRHTRSLITIAMLIGMNRNDELKLHLRAAANNGVTRDEIKEVLMQSAIYCGIPAANATFHLAESVWDELGVESRQQP; this is translated from the coding sequence ATGGATGAGAAACAACGCTACGACGCCGGCATGCAAGTACGCCGCGCGGTACTGGGCGATGCCCATGTAGATCGCAGCCTGGAAAAACTCAACGACTTCAATGGCGAGTTCCAGGAAATGATCACCCGCCATGCCTGGGGTGATATCTGGACCCGCCCGGGCCTGCCACGGCATACGCGCAGCCTGATCACCATCGCGATGCTGATCGGCATGAACCGCAACGATGAGCTCAAGTTGCACCTGCGCGCAGCGGCCAACAACGGCGTGACCCGTGATGAGATCAAGGAAGTGCTGATGCAGAGCGCTATCTACTGTGGTATCCCGGCGGCCAATGCCACCTTCCACCTGGCAGAGTCGGTGTGGGATGAGCTGGGTGTAGAGTCTCGTCAACAGCCGTGA
- a CDS encoding MFS transporter — protein MNKPQPVGNCLDVQSFINEQPLSRYQWRVVILCFLIVFLDGLDTAAMGFIAPALSQEWGIDRASLGPVMSAALIGMVFGALGSGPLADRFGRKVVLVGAVLVFGGFSLASAYASNVDQLLMLRFLTGLGLGAGMPNATTLLSEYTPERLKSLLVTSMFCGFNLGMAGGGFISAKMIPAYGWHSLLVVGGVLPLLLGVVLMVWLPESARFLVVRNRGTDKVRKTLAPIAPAVVAQAGSFSVPEQKVVAARNVFAVIFSGTYGLGTMLLWLTYFMGLVIVYLLTSWLPTLMRDSGASMEQAAFIGALFQFGGVLSAVAVGWAMDRFNPHKVIGIFYLLAGVFAYAVGQSLGNITVLATLVLVAGMCVNGAQSAMPSLAARFYPTQARATGVSWMLGIGRFGAILGAWSGATLLGLGWNFEQVLTALLVPAALATVGVIVKGLVSHADAT, from the coding sequence ATGAACAAGCCACAACCTGTCGGGAACTGCCTCGACGTTCAGTCCTTCATCAATGAACAACCGCTGTCGCGCTATCAGTGGCGTGTAGTGATCCTTTGCTTCCTGATTGTCTTCCTCGATGGTCTGGACACGGCGGCCATGGGCTTCATCGCTCCGGCATTGTCCCAGGAGTGGGGCATCGACCGCGCCAGCCTTGGCCCGGTGATGAGCGCCGCCTTGATCGGGATGGTGTTCGGCGCCTTGGGTTCAGGGCCGCTGGCCGACCGCTTTGGCCGCAAGGTCGTGCTGGTGGGTGCGGTATTGGTGTTCGGTGGTTTCAGCCTGGCCTCGGCCTACGCCAGCAACGTCGACCAGTTGCTGATGCTGCGCTTTCTGACCGGCCTCGGCCTGGGCGCCGGCATGCCCAATGCCACCACGCTGCTTTCCGAATATACCCCGGAGCGCCTCAAGTCACTGTTGGTGACCAGCATGTTCTGCGGTTTCAACCTGGGCATGGCCGGTGGTGGGTTCATCTCCGCGAAGATGATCCCGGCCTACGGCTGGCATAGCCTGCTGGTAGTGGGTGGTGTGCTGCCACTGCTGCTGGGTGTGGTGTTGATGGTCTGGCTGCCTGAGTCGGCACGCTTCCTGGTGGTGCGCAACCGCGGTACCGACAAGGTGCGCAAGACCCTGGCGCCGATCGCACCGGCCGTTGTCGCGCAGGCCGGCAGCTTCAGTGTGCCGGAACAGAAGGTTGTAGCGGCGCGCAACGTGTTCGCAGTGATCTTCTCCGGCACCTATGGCCTGGGCACGATGCTGCTGTGGCTGACCTACTTCATGGGCCTGGTCATCGTCTACCTGCTTACCAGCTGGCTGCCGACGCTGATGCGTGACAGCGGCGCAAGCATGGAGCAGGCTGCGTTCATCGGCGCGCTGTTCCAGTTCGGTGGTGTACTCAGCGCCGTGGCAGTAGGCTGGGCCATGGACCGTTTCAACCCGCACAAGGTCATCGGTATCTTCTACTTGCTGGCAGGCGTGTTCGCTTATGCAGTAGGGCAGAGCCTGGGCAACATTACCGTGCTTGCCACGCTGGTGCTGGTAGCCGGGATGTGTGTGAACGGCGCGCAATCGGCCATGCCTTCGCTGGCGGCGCGGTTCTATCCGACCCAGGCACGTGCCACCGGTGTTTCCTGGATGCTCGGTATCGGCCGCTTTGGCGCGATTCTCGGCGCCTGGAGTGGCGCGACCCTGCTTGGCCTGGGCTGGAACTTCGAGCAGGTGCTGACGGCGCTGCTGGTGCCAGCTGCACTTGCGACGGTAGGCGTGATCGTGAAAGGCCTGGTAAGCCACGCCGACGCGACCTGA
- a CDS encoding 3-carboxy-cis,cis-muconate cycloisomerase, with protein MSNLLFDAYFTAPAMREIFSDRGRLQGMLDFEAALARAEAAAGLVPLSAVAAIETACQAERYDVRALADAIATAGNSAIPLVKALGKVVASGVPEAERYVHLGATSQDAMDTGLVLQLRDALALIEADLATLAETLSRQALQHADTPLVGRTWLQHATPVTLGMKLAGILGAVTRHRQRLQELRPRLLVLQFGGASGSLAALGSKAMPVAEGLAAQLKLTLPEQPWHTQRDRLVEFASVLGLVAGSLGKLGRDVSLLMQTEAGEVFEPSAPGKGGSSTMPHKRNPVGAAVLIGAATRVPGLLSTLYAAMPQEHERSLGLWHAEWETLPEICCLVSGALRQAQVIVEGMEVDAERMRRNLDLTQGLVLAEAVSIVLAQRLGRDRAHHLLEQCCQRAVAEQRHLRAVLGDEPQVTAELTEQELDRLLDPAHYLGQARVWVARAVAEHQRFTA; from the coding sequence ATGAGCAACCTACTGTTTGACGCCTATTTCACCGCCCCGGCCATGCGCGAGATCTTCTCTGACCGCGGCCGCCTGCAAGGCATGCTCGATTTCGAAGCTGCCCTGGCCCGTGCCGAGGCCGCTGCTGGCCTGGTGCCGCTCAGCGCGGTTGCGGCCATCGAGACAGCCTGCCAGGCCGAGCGCTATGACGTTCGTGCGCTTGCCGATGCCATCGCCACGGCAGGCAACTCGGCAATCCCGCTGGTCAAGGCGTTGGGCAAGGTGGTCGCCAGTGGTGTTCCCGAGGCCGAGCGCTATGTGCACTTGGGCGCCACCAGCCAGGATGCGATGGACACCGGGCTGGTGCTGCAGTTGCGTGATGCACTGGCGCTGATCGAGGCCGACCTCGCCACGCTGGCCGAAACCTTGTCGCGCCAGGCCCTGCAGCACGCCGACACACCACTGGTGGGGCGTACCTGGCTGCAGCACGCCACCCCGGTGACCCTGGGCATGAAACTGGCCGGCATCCTGGGCGCCGTTACCCGCCACCGTCAACGGCTGCAGGAGCTGCGTCCGCGCTTGCTGGTACTGCAGTTCGGTGGCGCCTCCGGCAGCCTGGCGGCCTTGGGCAGCAAAGCTATGCCGGTCGCCGAGGGCCTGGCTGCACAGTTGAAACTGACTTTGCCCGAGCAACCCTGGCACACCCAGCGCGACCGCCTGGTGGAATTCGCCTCGGTGCTGGGCCTTGTGGCCGGTAGCCTGGGCAAGCTGGGCCGCGATGTCAGCCTGCTGATGCAGACCGAGGCGGGTGAGGTGTTCGAGCCTTCCGCGCCTGGGAAGGGTGGGTCGTCGACCATGCCGCACAAGCGCAACCCGGTGGGCGCGGCAGTCCTGATCGGAGCTGCCACCCGGGTTCCAGGGCTGCTATCGACACTTTACGCAGCCATGCCCCAGGAGCACGAGCGCAGCCTCGGCCTGTGGCATGCCGAGTGGGAAACACTGCCGGAGATCTGCTGCCTGGTTTCAGGCGCCTTGCGCCAGGCCCAGGTGATCGTCGAAGGCATGGAGGTGGACGCCGAGCGCATGCGCCGTAACCTCGACCTGACCCAGGGCCTGGTGCTGGCCGAGGCGGTGAGCATCGTTCTGGCCCAGCGCCTTGGCCGCGACCGCGCCCATCACTTGCTCGAGCAATGCTGCCAGCGCGCAGTCGCCGAACAGCGCCATTTACGCGCTGTGCTGGGCGACGAGCCGCAGGTGACTGCCGAGCTGACCGAACAGGAACTCGACCGTCTGCTCGACCCTGCCCATTACCTTGGTCAGGCCCGCGTCTGGGTGGCGCGCGCCGTGGCTGAACATCAACGTTTCACTGCCTGA
- a CDS encoding DUF962 domain-containing protein: MKNLVEHLSQYASYHRDPRNIATHFVGIPLIVLAVTILLSRPGWDVAGVWLSPALLAAAASVWFYLRLDLRFGLVMGLLLGLCLWVGQALALQSTALWLSAGAGAFVLGWIIQFVGHYYEGRKPAFVDDISGLIIGPLFVVAEAAFMLGMCPALKQAVEANAGPVALRSV, translated from the coding sequence ATGAAAAACCTCGTCGAACACCTGAGCCAGTACGCAAGCTACCACCGCGACCCACGCAATATCGCTACCCACTTCGTCGGCATTCCGCTGATCGTGCTGGCAGTGACCATCCTGCTGTCGCGCCCAGGCTGGGACGTGGCCGGGGTGTGGCTGTCCCCTGCCCTGCTGGCCGCTGCGGCGTCGGTGTGGTTCTACCTGCGCCTGGACCTGCGTTTCGGCTTGGTGATGGGTTTGCTGCTGGGGCTGTGCCTATGGGTTGGCCAGGCATTGGCGCTGCAAAGCACCGCGCTGTGGCTCAGTGCTGGGGCAGGAGCGTTCGTGCTGGGCTGGATCATCCAGTTCGTCGGGCATTACTACGAAGGCCGCAAGCCTGCCTTCGTCGACGATATCAGTGGGCTGATCATAGGGCCGCTGTTCGTGGTGGCAGAAGCGGCATTCATGCTGGGCATGTGCCCGGCGCTCAAGCAGGCTGTGGAGGCCAATGCCGGGCCGGTGGCGCTGCGCTCTGTGTAG
- a CDS encoding MFS family transporter, which yields MTSTYYTGEERSKRIFAIVGASSGNLVEWFDFYVYAFCAIYFAPAFFPSDDPTVQLLNTAGVFAAGFLMRPIGGWIFGRLADRHGRKNSLMISVLMMCFGSLMIACLPTYSSIGTWAPALLLLARLIQGLSVGGEYGTTATYMSEVALRGQRGFFASFQYVTLIGGQLLAVLVVVILQQLLTEEELRAWGWRIPFVVGSIAALISLMLRRSLHETSNAETRKDKDAGSIKGLFRNHTAAFITVLGYTAGGSLIFYTFTTYMQKYLVNTAGMSAKSASFVMTGALFLYMVMQPFFGMLSDRIGRRNSMLLFGALGTLFTVPLLMALKTVSSPFMAFVLVTLALCIVSFYTSISGLVKAEMFPPQVRALGVGLAYAVANAMFGGSAEYVALGLKSLGMENTFYWYVTAMMAIAFLFSLRLPKQAAYLHHDD from the coding sequence ATGACCTCAACCTATTACACCGGTGAAGAGCGCAGCAAGCGCATCTTCGCCATCGTCGGTGCCTCTTCAGGCAACCTGGTGGAATGGTTCGACTTCTATGTCTACGCCTTCTGTGCAATCTATTTTGCCCCGGCCTTCTTCCCCTCTGACGACCCCACCGTTCAATTGCTCAATACCGCTGGCGTGTTCGCTGCTGGCTTCTTGATGCGGCCTATCGGTGGCTGGATCTTCGGTCGCCTGGCGGACCGCCATGGCCGCAAGAATTCCCTGATGATCTCGGTGCTGATGATGTGTTTCGGCTCCTTGATGATTGCCTGTTTGCCTACCTACTCGAGCATTGGCACCTGGGCTCCGGCATTGCTGTTGCTCGCCCGTTTGATTCAGGGCCTGTCGGTCGGCGGCGAGTACGGTACCACCGCGACCTACATGAGTGAGGTGGCGCTGCGTGGCCAGCGCGGTTTCTTCGCATCGTTCCAGTACGTCACGCTGATCGGTGGCCAACTGCTTGCCGTGCTGGTGGTGGTGATCCTTCAACAATTGCTGACCGAAGAAGAATTGCGTGCCTGGGGCTGGCGCATCCCGTTCGTGGTCGGTTCCATCGCAGCGCTGATCTCGCTGATGCTGCGCCGCTCGCTGCACGAGACCAGCAACGCCGAAACCCGCAAGGACAAGGACGCAGGTTCCATCAAAGGCCTGTTCCGCAACCACACGGCGGCCTTCATCACCGTGCTCGGCTATACCGCCGGTGGCTCGTTGATCTTCTATACCTTCACGACGTACATGCAGAAGTACCTGGTCAACACCGCGGGCATGAGCGCCAAGAGCGCCAGCTTCGTGATGACCGGTGCCTTGTTCCTGTACATGGTGATGCAGCCGTTCTTCGGCATGCTTTCCGACCGTATCGGCCGACGTAACTCGATGCTGCTGTTCGGTGCCTTGGGCACGTTGTTCACCGTGCCGTTGCTGATGGCGCTGAAAACCGTCAGCAGCCCGTTCATGGCCTTCGTGCTGGTGACCCTGGCACTGTGCATCGTCAGTTTCTACACCTCGATCAGTGGCCTGGTGAAGGCCGAGATGTTCCCGCCGCAGGTGCGTGCGCTGGGTGTGGGCCTGGCTTACGCGGTAGCCAACGCGATGTTCGGCGGCTCGGCCGAGTACGTGGCCCTGGGCTTGAAAAGCCTCGGGATGGAGAACACCTTTTACTGGTACGTGACGGCGATGATGGCCATCGCGTTCCTGTTCAGCCTGCGTCTGCCGAAACAGGCGGCGTATCTGCACCATGATGATTAA
- the pcaD gene encoding 3-oxoadipate enol-lactonase — translation MAHLQLADGVLNYRLDGPDDAPVLVLSNSLGTDLGMWDSQIPLWSEHFRVLRYDTRGHGASLVTDGPYSIEQLGGDVLALLDALDIAHAHFVGLSMGGLIGQWLGINAGERLHSLTLCNTAAKIANDEVWNTRIDMVLKGGQQAMADLRDASIARWFTPAFAQAQPEQAQRICQMLAQTSPQGYAANCAAVRDADYREQLGRIQVPTLVVAGTEDVVTTPEHGRFMQAAIIGATYAEFPAAHLSNVEIGEAFSLRVLDFLLAR, via the coding sequence GTGGCGCATTTGCAACTGGCCGATGGCGTACTGAACTATCGACTCGATGGCCCGGATGATGCCCCGGTGCTGGTGCTGTCCAACTCCCTGGGGACCGACCTGGGCATGTGGGACAGCCAGATTCCGCTGTGGAGCGAGCATTTCCGTGTACTGCGTTACGACACCCGCGGTCACGGCGCTTCGCTGGTCACCGATGGCCCCTACAGCATCGAGCAACTGGGCGGTGATGTACTGGCGCTGCTCGATGCGCTGGATATCGCCCATGCCCACTTCGTCGGCCTGTCCATGGGTGGCCTGATCGGCCAGTGGCTGGGGATCAATGCAGGCGAGCGTCTGCACAGCCTGACCTTGTGCAATACTGCTGCCAAGATCGCCAATGACGAGGTGTGGAATACCCGCATCGACATGGTGCTCAAAGGCGGGCAGCAAGCCATGGCCGACCTGCGCGACGCCTCGATCGCTCGCTGGTTCACCCCTGCTTTTGCCCAGGCTCAACCTGAGCAGGCGCAGCGCATCTGCCAGATGCTCGCGCAGACCTCTCCACAGGGCTATGCCGCCAACTGCGCGGCGGTACGCGATGCCGACTACCGTGAGCAACTCGGCCGTATCCAGGTGCCTACGCTGGTTGTCGCCGGTACCGAGGACGTGGTGACCACGCCGGAACATGGCCGCTTCATGCAGGCCGCGATCATCGGTGCCACCTATGCCGAATTCCCGGCAGCGCACCTGTCCAACGTCGAGATCGGCGAGGCGTTCAGCCTTCGCGTACTTGACTTCCTGCTGGCTCGCTGA
- a CDS encoding OprD family porin: MSISHPARQLLPGLLAISCALPALAAEGGFMEDAKATLNLRNFYINRNFVDPAHSQAKGEEWTQSFILDARSGFTQGVVGFGVDVLGMYSVKLDGGKGTTNTHLLPVHDDGRPADDFGRLGVALKAKLSQTELKVGEWMPVLPILRSDDGRSLPQTFRGGQLTSKEIEGLTLYAGQFRANSPRNDASMEDMSLNGRAAFTSDRFNFGGGEYTFNDKRTMIGVWDAQLKDIYRQQYINLVHSQPLGEWTLGANLGYFIGKEDGAERAGQLDNRTASAMLSARYKGNTFYVGLQKVSGDDAWLRVNGTSGGTLANDSYNSSFDNAKERSWQVRHDFNFVSVGIPGLTLMNRYIKGDNVTSGSIEDGKEWARETELAYVVQSGSFKDLSVKWRNSTMRRDFSTNAFDENRLIVSYPLNLL; this comes from the coding sequence ATGAGCATTTCGCACCCCGCACGCCAGCTGCTGCCCGGCCTGTTGGCCATCTCCTGCGCCCTCCCCGCATTGGCCGCCGAAGGCGGTTTCATGGAGGACGCCAAGGCCACCCTCAACCTGCGCAACTTTTACATCAACCGCAACTTCGTCGACCCGGCGCACTCCCAAGCCAAGGGCGAGGAATGGACGCAGAGTTTCATCCTCGATGCCCGCTCCGGCTTCACTCAGGGCGTCGTAGGCTTCGGCGTGGATGTGCTGGGCATGTACTCGGTCAAGCTCGACGGCGGCAAAGGCACCACCAACACCCACCTGCTACCGGTCCACGATGACGGCCGGCCTGCCGACGACTTCGGCCGCCTGGGCGTTGCGCTGAAAGCCAAGCTGTCGCAGACCGAGCTGAAAGTAGGCGAATGGATGCCCGTGCTGCCGATCCTGCGCTCGGATGACGGCCGCTCGCTGCCGCAGACCTTCCGTGGCGGCCAGCTCACCTCGAAAGAGATCGAGGGCCTGACCCTGTACGCAGGTCAGTTCCGCGCCAACAGCCCGCGCAACGACGCAAGCATGGAAGACATGTCGCTCAACGGCCGAGCGGCGTTCACCTCCGATCGTTTCAACTTTGGCGGTGGCGAATACACCTTCAACGACAAGCGCACGATGATCGGCGTGTGGGATGCCCAGCTCAAGGACATCTACCGTCAGCAGTACATCAACCTGGTACATAGCCAGCCGCTGGGCGAATGGACCCTGGGCGCCAACCTCGGCTACTTCATCGGCAAGGAAGACGGCGCCGAACGTGCAGGCCAGCTCGACAACCGCACTGCCTCGGCGATGCTCTCTGCACGCTACAAGGGCAACACCTTCTACGTCGGCCTGCAGAAAGTCAGTGGCGACGATGCCTGGTTGCGGGTCAACGGCACCAGCGGTGGCACCCTGGCCAACGACAGCTACAACTCCAGCTTCGACAATGCCAAGGAACGGTCCTGGCAGGTGCGCCATGACTTCAACTTCGTCAGCGTCGGTATTCCGGGCCTGACCCTGATGAACCGCTACATCAAAGGTGACAATGTCACCTCTGGCAGCATCGAGGACGGCAAGGAATGGGCGCGGGAAACCGAACTGGCCTACGTGGTGCAGTCGGGGTCATTCAAGGATCTTTCGGTGAAATGGCGCAACTCCACCATGCGCAGGGACTTCAGCACCAACGCGTTCGATGAGAACCGGTTGATCGTCAGCTACCCGTTGAACCTGTTGTGA
- the pcaF gene encoding 3-oxoadipyl-CoA thiolase — protein MMRDVFICDAIRTPIGRFGGALAGVRADDLAAVPLKALIERNPGVKWDQVDEVFFGCANQAGEDNRNVARMALLLAGLPETIPGVTLNRLCASGMDAIGTAFRAIASGEMELAIAGGVESMSRAPFVMGKAESAYSRNMKLEDTTIGWRFINPLMKSQYGVDSMPETADNVADDYQVSRADQDAFALRSQQKAAAAQAAGFFAEEIVPVRIAHKKGETIVERDEHLRPETTLEALTKLKPVNGPDKTVTAGNASGVNDGAAALILASAEAVKKHGLTPRARVLGMASGGVAPRVMGIGPVPAVRKLTERLGVAMSDFDVIELNEAFASQGLAVLRELGVADDAPQVNPNGGAIALGHPLGMSGARLVLTALHQLEKSGGRKGLATMCVGVGQGLALAIERV, from the coding sequence TTGATGCGCGACGTATTTATCTGTGACGCTATTCGCACCCCGATCGGCCGCTTCGGCGGCGCCCTCGCTGGCGTGCGTGCCGATGATCTGGCCGCTGTACCGCTCAAGGCGCTGATCGAGCGCAACCCGGGTGTGAAGTGGGATCAGGTCGACGAAGTGTTCTTTGGCTGTGCCAACCAGGCCGGTGAAGATAACCGCAACGTGGCACGCATGGCCCTGCTGCTGGCGGGCCTTCCCGAGACTATCCCGGGCGTGACCCTGAACCGCCTTTGCGCCTCGGGTATGGACGCCATCGGTACTGCATTCCGTGCCATCGCCAGCGGCGAGATGGAGCTGGCCATTGCCGGCGGTGTCGAGTCCATGTCGCGCGCGCCGTTTGTCATGGGCAAAGCCGAGAGCGCTTACTCGCGCAACATGAAGCTTGAGGACACCACCATCGGTTGGCGCTTCATCAACCCGTTGATGAAGAGCCAGTACGGTGTGGATTCCATGCCTGAAACCGCTGATAACGTCGCAGACGATTACCAGGTTTCGCGTGCCGATCAGGATGCATTCGCCCTGCGCAGCCAGCAGAAGGCCGCTGCAGCCCAGGCGGCGGGCTTCTTCGCCGAAGAAATCGTGCCTGTGCGTATCGCCCACAAGAAGGGCGAAACCATCGTCGAGCGCGACGAGCACCTGCGCCCGGAAACCACCCTCGAGGCACTGACCAAGCTCAAGCCGGTCAACGGCCCGGACAAGACCGTCACCGCTGGTAATGCCTCGGGCGTCAACGACGGTGCTGCTGCACTGATCCTGGCCTCGGCTGAGGCGGTGAAGAAGCACGGCCTGACCCCGCGTGCCCGTGTTCTGGGCATGGCCAGCGGTGGTGTGGCGCCCCGGGTGATGGGCATCGGCCCGGTACCCGCAGTGCGCAAGCTGACCGAGCGCCTGGGTGTGGCCATGAGCGATTTCGATGTGATCGAGCTCAACGAAGCCTTCGCCAGCCAAGGCCTGGCGGTGCTGCGTGAGCTGGGCGTGGCCGATGATGCACCGCAAGTCAACCCTAACGGCGGTGCCATTGCCCTGGGCCACCCGCTGGGCATGAGTGGTGCGCGCCTGGTACTGACTGCGCTGCACCAACTGGAAAAGAGCGGCGGGCGCAAGGGCTTGGCGACCATGTGTGTCGGTGTTGGCCAAGGCCTGGCGCTGGCCATCGAGCGGGTTTGA